One segment of Acropora muricata isolate sample 2 chromosome 8, ASM3666990v1, whole genome shotgun sequence DNA contains the following:
- the LOC136925085 gene encoding uncharacterized protein: MECFEKASNNAREAGDRTTEGKAYLNLGIVYKSRSDLPKAIECFEKASNNAREAGDRTTEGKAYLNLGILYNSRSDLPKAMECYEKSLLIAKEGGDRATEGMTCFNLGMIYKSRSDLPKAIECFEKASNNTREAGDRTTEGKAYLNLGILYNSRSDLPKAIECFEKASNYAREACDRATEEMAYLNLGIVYKFRSELPKAIEWFERALNIARKAADKTGVIRASQYLENCYLALGDFLKASEYPDKAFKISDGVGVYTEEATEEPACNIQESEDKSFELPGNIAEPLVPPSYDPNEIRHLNQTDVAQPTPETTDKYSSQTDVVKPPRDTTPEKATESEEKSVTLPGNVVQSLASPSSDPKEIVLQLKEKLHLDQTDLEKPTPETTRMIRCFAETAKDSKRIDVVKHLREITPAGTTGPLLPGKLDVWDVPVETMRELTINMTVTDWQWRAVVEKLGLRPHEIEFLDMRYKNPCDAALAFLAQRDGMNVGDLYDVLSECGMPMLADIL; this comes from the exons ATGGAGTGTTTTGAAAAGGCTTCGAACAATGCCAGGGAAGCAGGCGATCGGACtacagaaggaaaagcctatttgAATCTTGGGATAGTTTACAAATCCCGTAgcgatcttccaaaagctatcgagtgttttgAAAAGGCGTCGAACAATGCAAGGGAAGCAGGCGATCGGACtacagaaggaaaagcctatttgAATCTTGGGATACTTTACAATTCCCGCAGCGATCTTCCGAAAGCTATggagtgttatgaaaagagtttgctCATTGCCAAGGAAGGAGGCGACCGGGCTACAGAAGGGATGACCTGTTTCAATCTTGGAATGATTTATAAATCCCGCAGCGATCTTCCAAAGGCTATCGAGTGTTTTGAAAAGGCGTCGAACAATACAAGGGAAGCAGGCGATCGGACtacagaaggaaaagcctatttgAATCTTGGGATACTTTACAATTCCCGCAGCGATCTTCCCAAAGCCATCGAATGTTTTGAAAAGGCGTCGAACTATGCCAGGGAAGCATGCGACCGGGCTACAGAAGAGATGGCCTATTTGAATCTTGGGATAGTTTACAAATTCCGCAGTGAGCTTCCAAAAGCTATTGAGTGGTTTGAAAGGGCTTTGAACATTGCCAGGAAGGCAGCCGACAAGACTGGAGTAATCCGTGCCAGTCAATATCTCGAGAATTGTTACTTGGCCCTTGGCGATTTTTTGAAAGCTTCTGAGTATCCTGATAAGGCTTTTAAAATATCCGACGGAGTGGGTGTTTATACTGAGGAGGCAACAGAGGAACCAGCCTGCAACATCCAAG AAAGTGAAGACAAGTCATTTGAACTTCCTGGCAATATTGCTGAACCACTAGTACCGCCATCTTATGATCCAAACGAAATTCGTCATTTGAACCAGACGGATGTGGCGCAACCCACCCCAGAAACAACAGATAAGTATTCAAGCCAGACTGATGTTGTCAAACCCCCGAGAGACACCACCCCAGAAAAGGCAACTG agAGTGAAGAGAAGTCAGTTACTCTTCCTGGCAATGTCGTTCAATCGCTAGCGTCTCCGTCATCTGATCCAAAAGAAATTGTACTTCAACTCAAAGAAAAGCTACACTTGGACCAAACGGATTTGGAGAAGCCCACTCCGGAAACAACGAGAATGATCCGTTGTTTTGCAGAAACAGCTAAGGATTCAAAGCGGATTGATGTTGTCAAACACCTGAGAGAAATCACACCAGCAGGAACAACTG GTCCATTGTTGCCTGGGAAACTTGATGTTTGGGATGTCCCAGTTGAGACGATGAGAGAACTTACCATAAATATGACCG TAACAGACTGGCAGTGGAGGGCCGTTGTGGAGAAACTGGGCTTAAGGCCGCATGAGATCGAATTTCTTGATATGAGATATAAGAACCCCTGTGACGCTGCATTAGCCTTTCTGGCGCAACGTGATGGTATGAATGTGGGTGATCTGTACGATGTGTTATCTGAGTGTGGGATGCCTATGCTGGCTGATATTTTGTGA